A window from Mangifera indica cultivar Alphonso chromosome 2, CATAS_Mindica_2.1, whole genome shotgun sequence encodes these proteins:
- the LOC123206156 gene encoding leucine-rich repeat receptor-like protein kinase PXL1 produces MQTQLLFLYCYIGLSLVFAEGAQAIANDEVSTLLAIKASLIDPLNKLKDWKLPSNAAANKFLHCNWTGVLCNSKGFVDKIDLSNMNLSGTVSDSIQGLRSLSSLNICCNEFTSSLPKSLSNFTALKSFDVSQNNFFGSFPAGLGKASGLTSVNASSNNFSGFLPEDLANATSLESLDLRGGFFEGPIPTSFKNLQKLKFLGLSGNNLTGKIPPELGQLSSLETIILGYNDFEGEIPEEIGNLTNLRYLDLAVGSLSGQIPPTLGRLKQLTTVYLYNNNFTGKIPPELGNSTSLVFLDLSDNQISGEIPIELAKLKNLKLLNLMCNKLTGVIPDKLGELTKLEVVELWKNSLIGSLPMKLGQNSPLQWLDVSSNSLTGEIPPSLCSYGNLTKLILFNNSLSGTFPISLATCKSLVRVRMQNNHISGTIPIGLGNLPLLQRLELAKNNLTGQIPEDFCLSTSLSFIDVSWNHLESSVPSSILSIPNLQTFMASHNNLQGKIPNQFQDCPSLSVLDLSSNTLSGEIPESIASCEKMVTLNLRNNQLTGEIAKSIARMPTLSILDLSNNSLVGRIPENLGTSPALEMLNLSYNQLEGPVPLNGILTTINPNDLTGNAGLCGSVLPPCSQRHSTRSERSRNMQITHIIIGIAIGTSVIIALAIAFFTGKWLYKRWYLYDSFFDDLFKKSSREWPWRLIAFQRLNFTSTDILCCIKESNIIGMGGTGIVYKAEVYRPHMIVAIKKLWRSNNDIENGDDLFGEVSLLGRLRHRNIVRLLGYLHNETDVMMVYEYMPNGSLGAALHGKEAGKLLIDWVSRYNIAVGVAQGLNYLHHDCQPPVIHRDIKSNNILLDANLEARIADFGLARVMAHKNETVSMVAGSYGYIAPEYGYTLKVDEKSDIYSFGVVLLELLTGKMPLDPAFGESIDIVEWVLKKLKSNRNLAEALDPNIAGQCKHVQEEMLLVLRIALLCTAKLPKERPSMRDIITMLGEAKPRRKSMCHNGAHNSNKERQIFSNSPVIGLL; encoded by the exons ATGCAAACCCAGTTGCTGTTTCTCTACTGTTACATTGGTCTTTCACTTGTTTTCGCTGAGGGGGCTCAAGCCATAGCAAATGATGAAGTGTCAACCTTACTTGCCATAAAAGCCAGTCTTATTGATCCTTTAAATAAGCTCAAGGACTGGAAATTGCCAAGCAATGCGGCGGCGAACAAGTTTCTGCATTGTAACTGGACTGGAGTTTTGTGCAACTCGAAGGGGTTTGTTGATAAGATTGACCTCTCCAATATGAATCTCAGTGGCACTGTTTCAGACAGCATTCAAGGCTTGAGGAGTCTTTCTTCTCTCAACATTTGCTGCAATGAGTTTACCTCATCATTGCCAAAATCGTTGTCCAATTTTACTGCTTTGAAGAGCTTTGATGTGAGTCAGAATAACTTCTTTGGTAGCTTCCCAGCCGGTCTTGGAAAGGCTTCAGGATTGACTTCAGTTAACGCATCAAGCAACAACTTTTCAGGCTTTCTCCCTGAAGATCTTGCCAATGCTACATCACTTGAAAGCTTGGATTTAAGAGGGGGATTTTTCGAAGGTCCAATTCCTACCTCTTTCAAGAATTTGCAGAAACTGAAATTTCTAGGCCTTTCAGGCAATAATTTGACTGGAAAGATTCCACCAGAGCTTGGCCAACTTTCTTCTTTGGAAACAATTATTCTTGGATACAATGATTTTGAAGGTGAAATCCCAGAAGAAATTGGCAACCTTACCAACCTCCGGTATCTTGACTTGGCGGTTGGCAGTCTCAGTGGCCAGATACCGCCTACATTGGGTAGGTTGAAGCAACTTACAACAGTTTACCTGTATAACAACAATTTTACAGGAAAGATTCCTCCAGAACTTGGAAACAGTACATCTTTAGTGTTCCTGGATTTATCTGATAATCAGATTTCTGGAGAGATACCGATAGAGTTGGCCAAACTGAAGAACTTGAAGCTCCTGAATTTGATGTGCAACAAATTAACTGGTGTCATTCCAGACAAGCTTGGCGAGTTGACCAAATTAGAGGTAGTTGAGCTATGGAAGAATTCTTTGATAGGTTCTTTGCCAATGAAACTTGGTCAGAACTCGCCTTTGCAATGGCTAGATGTGTCATCAAACTCATTGACAGGTGAAATTCCTCCAAGTTTGTGCAGTTATGGCAATCTTACTAAGCTTATTCTCTTCAATAATTCCCTCTCGGGTACATTCCCAATCAGTTTGGCAACATGTAAGTCACTTGTTCGTGTTCGAATgcaaaataatcatatttctGGGACAATTCCAATTGGTTTGGGAAATCTCCCACTGCTTCAAAGGTTGGAATTGGCTAAGAACAATCTGACTGGCCAAATTCCAGAAGATTTTTGTTTGTCTACATCACTTTCTTTCATCGATGTTTCTTGGAACCACCTAGAATCCTCTGTCCCATCTAGCATTCTCTCCATTCCAAATCTTCAAACATTCATGGCCTCTCACAACAACTTGCAAGGCAAGATCCCTAACCAGTTTCAAGATTGCCCGTCACTCTCAGTGCTTGATCTTTCAAGCAATACTCTTTCTGGAGAAATCCCAGAAAGCATTGCTTCATGTGAGAAGATGGTGACTCTAAACCTTAGAAACAATCAACTCACTGGGGAAATCGCAAAATCAATCGCCAGAATGCCAACATTATCCATCCTTGACCTGTCCAACAATTCCCTGGTTGGTAGGATTCCAGAGAATTTGGGAACCTCGCCAGCCCTGGAAATGCTCAACTTGTCTTACAACCAGCTTGAAGGTCCAGTGCCCTTAAATGGTATATTAACAACAATAAATCCTAATGATCTTACAGGCAACGCTGGTCTCTGTGGCAGCGTACTCCCACCTTGTTCTCAAAGACACTCAACAAGATCAGAGCGGTCAAGGAATATGCAGATCACTCATATCATCATTGGAATTGCCATTGGAACCTCGGTGATAATAGCTCTTGCCATCGCATTTTTCACTGGCAAATGGCTATACAAAAGATGGTACTTGTATGACAGTTTCTTTGATGATTTGTTCAAGAAGAGCAGCAGAGAATGGCCTTGGAGGCTGATAGCATTCCAGAGGCTGAATTTCACAAGCACTGATATACTATGTTGTATCAAAGAATCAAATATCATTGGCATGGGCGGAACCGGGATTGTTTACAAGGCTGAAGTTTATCGCCCACATATGATTGTGGCAATTAAGAAGCTATGGAGATCTAATAATGATATCGAAAACGGTGATGATTTATTCGGAGAGGTGAGTCTCCTGGGAAGGCTTCGGCACAGAAACATTGTTCGACTATTAGGGTATCTTCACAACGAAACAGATGTAATGATGGTGTACGAGTACATGCCAAACGGGAGTCTTGGAGCAGCACTGCATGGTAAAGAAGCTGGGAAGTTGTTGATTGATTGGGTTTCCCGGTATAACATAGCAGTTGGTGTTGCTCAAGGTCTAAATTATCTTCACCATGACTGTCAACCACCAGTCATCCACCGTGACATCAAGTCTAACAACATACTTCTTGATGCAAATCTTGAAGCAAGGATAGCAGATTTTGGTTTGGCAAGAGTGATGGCTCACAAGAATGAGACAGTTTCAATGGTGGCTGGATCTTACGGCTACATTGCACCTG AATACGGATATACTCTTAAGGTTGATGAGAAGAGTGACATCTACAGTTTTGGTGTTGTACTTTTGGAGCTTCTTACCGGGAAAATGCCTCTCGACCCAGCATTTGGAGAATCTATTGATATTGTTGAATGGGTTCTGAAGAAGCTTAAGAGCAATAGAAACTTAGCAGAAGCACTGGACCCAAACATAGCAGGGCAGTGCAAACATGTTCAAGAAGAGATGCTTCTTGTCCTTCGAATAGCACTTCTGTGCACTGCAAAACTCCCCAAAGAGAGACCATCCATGAGGGATATAATCACAATGCTTGGAGAAGCAAAGCCAAGAAGGAAAAGTATGTGCCACAATGGAGCACACAATTCTAACAAAGAGAGGCAAATCTTCAGCAACTCACCAGTAATAGGCCTTCTGTAG
- the LOC123206141 gene encoding probable inactive ATP-dependent zinc metalloprotease FTSHI 5, chloroplastic isoform X1 produces the protein MDSIFVSSLILSPFASHFCPPQQTLTFRQLSPKLRSKVRIFSSKTPHKTPQLFPFARGLFKFSSPETSRGSQYCEGEEIKSLDASGTSSGSTESIVSVTKCIVYTIFCIAVSFSSVIAFKVPAFAAPVATETIKNEKDKRKEIEVVLKSNDHEYSGRTRRLLETVSSLLRVIEEVRRGNGSIESVKLALKAVKVRKDELQDEIMRQMYTELKELRGEKVELMKRTAEIVDEVLKVQREAEKVKGEKRLEKLERLERMDREYGDAWERIGEIEDAIMRRETLALSVGVREISFIERECVDLVERFIREMRRKSMESQEKNSFSKLSRSEIQKELEIAQRKHLEQMILPGVVKIEDIGPFFDQDSSDFALRIKQCLKDSRELQRDLEARIRRDMKKFGNEKRFVIKTPEDEVVKGFPEVELKWMFGDREVVVPKAIGLHLYHGWKTWREEAKADLKRRLLENVEFGKQYVAQQQERILLDRDRVVSNTWYNEEKNRWEMDAMVVSYAVSKKLVDYARIRHDWGAMYIALKGEDKEFYVDLKEFEMLFENFGGFDGLYMKMLACDIPTSIQLMWIPLSELDCSQQFMLAVRLAHRLFNGLRKSRTVTTWRDWISENIRNTNDDIMMLIVFPLLELIIPYPVRMRWGMAWPEYIDQSVGSTWYLEWQSKAEVNFNSRKTDEFQWFLWFLIRSASYGFVLFHVLRFMKRKIPILLGFGPLRRDPNMRKLRRLKAYFNFRVRSIKRKKKAGIDPIRTAFDQMKRVKNPPIPLKDFASIESMREEINEVVAFLQNPRAFQEMGARAPRGVLIVGERGTGKTSLALAIAAEARVPVVNVKAQELEAGLWVGQSASNVRELFQTARDLAPVIIFVEDFDLFAGVRGQFIHTKQQDHESFINQLLVELDGFEKQDGVVLMATTKNIKQIDEALQRPGRMDRVFHLQRPTQRERENILRLAAKDTMDDELIDLVDWKKVAEKTALLRPVELKLVPVALEGSAFRSKFLDTDELMSYTSWFATFSGIVPNWLWKTKVVKKISRVLVDHLGLTLTKEDLQNVVDLMEPYGQISNGVELLNPPLDWTRETKFPHAVWAAGRGLIALLLPNFDVVDNLWLEPCSWEGIGCTKISKVKSEGSMSGNAESRSYLEKKLVFCFGSYIAAQLLLPFGEENFLSSSELLQAQEIATRMVLQYGWGPDDSPAIYYSSNAVSAMSMGNNHEYEMACKVEKMYDLAYCKAKEMLLKNRQVLEKIVEELLEFEILTGKQDLETIMDDNGGIQEKEPFFLSKVDNKEPFSSAFLENGSAAGTPLLNAAN, from the exons ATGGACtctatttttgtttcttccttAATTCTCTCTCCTTTCGCTTCTCATTTCTGTCCGCCGCAGCAAACCCTTACATTTCGCCAACTCTCGCCAAAACTACGCTCCAAAGTCCGAATTTTTTCATCCAAAACCCcccataaaacccctcaattgtTTCCATTTGCCCGTGGTTTATTCAAATTCAGCTCCCCAGAGACGTCTAGAGGCTCGCAATATTGCGAGGGAGAAGAAATAAAGAGTCTAGACGCTTCTGGAACTTCAAGTGGAAGCACAGAATCTATTGTTTCTGTTACCAAGTGTATAGTGTATACGATTTTTTGTATTGCTGTTAGTTTCTCCTCGGTTATTGCATTTAAAGTCCCAGCATTTGCTGCTCCAGTGGCAACTGAAACGATTAAGAACGAGAAAGATAAAAGGAAGGAAATTGAGGTGGTGTTGAAATCAAATGATCATGAGTACTCAGGTCGTACGAGGAGATTGTTAGAGACGGTATCGAGTTTGTTGAGGGTTATAGAGGAAGTTAGAAGAGGAAATGGGAGCATCGAAAGTGTGAAATTGGCGTTAAAGGCGGTGAAAGTGAGGAAAGATGAGTTGCAAGATGAGATTATGAGGCAAATGTATACGGAATTGAAGGAACTGAGAGGCGAGAAGGTGGAGTTAATGAAGCGAACGGCAGAAATTGTGGATGAAGTTTTGAAAGTTCAGAGAGAGGCTGAGAAAGTAAAAGGGGAGAAAAGGTTAGAGAAGTTGGAGAGATTAGAGAGGATGGACAGGGAGTATGGGGACGCATGGGAGAGAATTGGCGAGATAGAGGATGCCATTATGAGGAGAGAGACCTTGGCATTGAGTGTTGGGGTGAGGGAGATTAGTTTTATCGAGAGAGAGTGTGTGGATTTAGTTGAGAGGTTTATTCGTGAAATGAGGAGGAAGAGTATGGAAAg TCAGGAGAAAAACTCCTTTTCAAAGCTTTCAAGGTCTGAAATTCAGAAAGAATTGGAGATTGCACAAAGAAAACACTTGGAGCAAATGATTTTGCCTGGTGTTGTCAAAATTGAAGATATTGGACCTTTTTTTGATCAAGATTCAAGTGATTTTGCTCTTCGTATTAAACAGTGTCTCAAAGACTCAAGAGAGCTGCAGAGGGATCTGGAGGCTCGTATAAGAAGAGACATGAAAAAATTTGGCAATGAAAAACGCTTTGTTATAAAAACACCTGAAGATGAGGTTGTGAAGGGATTTCCAGAAGTTGAGTTGAAGTGGATGTTTGGAGATAGAGAAGTTGTGGTTCCTAAAGCCATTGGCCTCCATTTGTACCATGGTTGGAAGACATGGCGTGAAGAGGCTAAAGCAGACCTAAAAAGGAGATTGTTAGAAAATGTTGAATTTGGTAAACAGTATGTGGCCCAACAACAG GAACGTATTCTTCTTGATCGAGATAGAGTGGTCTCAAATACATGGTACAATGAAGAGAAAAACAGGTGGGAAATGGATGCAATGGTTGTTTCTTATGCTGTGTCCAAGAAGCTTGTAGACTATGCCAGAATCAGGCATGATTGGGGTGCCATGTATATTGCACTGAAAGGGGAAGACAAGGAATTCTATGTTGACCTTAAG GAGTTTGAAATGCTATTTGAGAATTTTGGTGGGTTTGATGGACTCTACATGAAAATGCTTGCCTGTGATATCCCAACCAGCATTCAGCTCATGTGGATTCCCTTATCAGAGTTGGATTGCAGTCAACAGTTCATGTTGGCAGTGAGGCTGGCTCATCGGCTCTTTAATGGACTTCGGAAGTCAAGAACCGTAACAACTTGGAGAGATTGGATATCTGAGAATATTAGAAATACAAATGATGACATTATGATGTTGATTGTGTTTCCTCTCCTTGAGCTTATCATTCCTTACCCG GTGAGGATGCGGTGGGGGATGGCATGGCCAGAGTATATTGATCAGTCTGTTGGCTCAACATGGTACTTGGAATGGCAATCTAAAGCCGAAGTTAACTTTAACTCTAGAAAGACAGATGAATTTCAGTGGTTTCTTTGGTTCCTCATTAGAAGTGCTTCATATGGATTTGTTCTATTTCATGTCTTGCGGTTCATGAAGAGAAAAATTCCAATACTTCTTGGTTTTGGACCTTTGCGTAGAGATCCAAACATGCGGAAATTGCGCAGATTG AAAGCCTACTTCAATTTCAGGGTGCGGAGCATCAAACGGAAGAAAAAGGCTGGTATTGATCCTATAAGAACTGCTTTTGACCAAATGAAG AGGGTGAAGAATCCACCGATCCCGTTGAAGGACTTTGCTAGTATTGAGTCTATGAGAGAGGAAATCAATGAAGTTGTGGCTTTTCTACAGAATCCCCGTGCATTCCAAGAAATGGGTGCCCGTGCCCCTCGG GGAGTTCTTATTGTAGGTGAAAGGGGTACTGGAAAGACATCTCTAGCACTGGCTATCGCTGCAGAAGCTAGGGTGCCTGTTGTGAATGTTAAAGCTCAAGAGCTGGAAGCTGGACTATGGGTTGGCCAAAGTGCATCAAATGTTAGAGAGCTGTTTCAAACAGCAAGGGATTTG GCACCGGTGATCATATTTGTGGAAGACTTTGACCTATTTGCTGGTGTTCGTGGCCAGTTTATTCACACTAAGCAGCAGGATCatgaatcctttattaatcaacTTCTTGTGGAACTTGATGG GTTTGAGAAACAAGATGGGGTTGTATTGATGGCTACTACCAAAAATATCAAGCAAATTGATGAGGCGTTGCAGCGGCCGGGTCGAATGGATAGAGTATTTCATCTCCAAAGGCCAACTCAAAGAGAAAGGGAGAACATATTACGCCTTGCTGCTAAAGACACCATGGATGATGAGCTTATTGATTTAGTAGACTGGAAAAAG GTTGCTGAGAAGACAGCTCTTTTACGTCCTGTAGAATTAAAACTTGTTCCTGTTGCCTTGGAAGGCAGTGCTTTCAGGAGCAAATTTCTTGATACAGATGAGCTTATGAGTTATACTAGTTGGTTTGCG ACATTCAGTGGTATTGTCCCCAACTGGTTGTGGAAAACTAAAGTTGTGAAGAAGATAAGCCGAGTGCTAGTGGATCATCTTGGATTAACATTGACTAAAGAGGATCTGCAGAATGTGGTTGATCTTATGGAACCATATGGGCAGATAAGCAATGGAGTAGAACTTCTAAATCCTCCACTTGAT TGGACTAGGGAGACTAAGTTTCCACATGCTGTTTGGGCCGCTGGTCGTGGCCTCATTGCGCTTCTATTACCGAACTTTGATGTAGTAGATAACTTATGGCTTGAGCCATGTTCATGGGAG GGAATTGGGTGCACAAAAATTTCAAAGGTGAAAAGTGAAGGTTCTATGAGTGGGAATGCAGAATCAAGGTCTTATCTTGAAAAGAAACTTGTATTTTGCTTTGGTTCATATATTGCAGCTCAACTGCTACTTCCTTTCGGTGAAGAgaactttctttcttcttcagaATTATTGCAGGCTCAGGAG ATAGCTACAAGGATGGTGCTTCAGTATGGGTGGGGACCTGATGATAGCCCTGCAATTTACTACTCTAGTAATGCG GTATCAGCAATGAGCATGGGGAACAACCATGAGTATGAGATGGCCTGCAAAGTTGAAAAG ATGTATGATTTAGCATATTGTAAAGCAAAGGAAATGCTTCTGAAAAATCGTCAGGTTCTTGAAAAGATTGTCGAGGAATTGCTTGAATTTGAGATTCTGACAGGAAAG CAGGATTTGGAAACAATAATGGATGATAATGGTGGCATTCAAGAGAAAGAGCCTTTTTTCCTATCCAAAGTTGATAACAAAGAG CCCTTCTCTAGTGCCTTTCTTGAAAATGGAAGCGCAGCGGGAACACCTCTACTGAATGCAGCAAATTAG
- the LOC123206141 gene encoding probable inactive ATP-dependent zinc metalloprotease FTSHI 5, chloroplastic isoform X2: MDSIFVSSLILSPFASHFCPPQQTLTFRQLSPKLRSKVRIFSSKTPHKTPQLFPFARGLFKFSSPETSRGSQYCEGEEIKSLDASGTSSGSTESIVSVTKCIVYTIFCIAVSFSSVIAFKVPAFAAPVATETIKNEKDKRKEIEVVLKSNDHEYSGRTRRLLETVSSLLRVIEEVRRGNGSIESVKLALKAVKVRKDELQDEIMRQMYTELKELRGEKVELMKRTAEIVDEVLKVQREAEKVKGEKRLEKLERLERMDREYGDAWERIGEIEDAIMRRETLALSVGVREISFIERECVDLVERFIREMRRKSMESQEKNSFSKLSRSEIQKELEIAQRKHLEQMILPGVVKIEDIGPFFDQDSSDFALRIKQCLKDSRELQRDLEARIRRDMKKFGNEKRFVIKTPEDEVVKGFPEVELKWMFGDREVVVPKAIGLHLYHGWKTWREEAKADLKRRLLENVEFGKQYVAQQQERILLDRDRVVSNTWYNEEKNRWEMDAMVVSYAVSKKLVDYARIRHDWGAMYIALKGEDKEFYVDLKEFEMLFENFGGFDGLYMKMLACDIPTSIQLMWIPLSELDCSQQFMLAVRLAHRLFNGLRKSRTVTTWRDWISENIRNTNDDIMMLIVFPLLELIIPYPVRMRWGMAWPEYIDQSVGSTWYLEWQSKAEVNFNSRKTDEFQWFLWFLIRSASYGFVLFHVLRFMKRKIPILLGFGPLRRDPNMRKLRRLKAYFNFRVRSIKRKKKAGIDPIRTAFDQMKRVKNPPIPLKDFASIESMREEINEVVAFLQNPRAFQEMGARAPRGVLIVGERGTGKTSLALAIAAEARVPVVNVKAQELEAGLWVGQSASNVRELFQTARDLAPVIIFVEDFDLFAGVRGQFIHTKQQDHESFINQLLVELDGFEKQDGVVLMATTKNIKQIDEALQRPGRMDRVFHLQRPTQRERENILRLAAKDTMDDELIDLVDWKKVAEKTALLRPVELKLVPVALEGSAFRSKFLDTDELMSYTSWFATFSGIVPNWLWKTKVVKKISRVLVDHLGLTLTKEDLQNVVDLMEPYGQISNGVELLNPPLDWTRETKFPHAVWAAGRGLIALLLPNFDVVDNLWLEPCSWEGIGCTKISKVKSEGSMSGNAESRSYLEKKLVFCFGSYIAAQLLLPFGEENFLSSSELLQAQEIATRMVLQYGWGPDDSPAIYYSSNAVSAMSMGNNHEYEMACKVEKMYDLAYCKAKEMLLKNRQVLEKIVEELLEFEILTGKDLETIMDDNGGIQEKEPFFLSKVDNKEPFSSAFLENGSAAGTPLLNAAN; encoded by the exons ATGGACtctatttttgtttcttccttAATTCTCTCTCCTTTCGCTTCTCATTTCTGTCCGCCGCAGCAAACCCTTACATTTCGCCAACTCTCGCCAAAACTACGCTCCAAAGTCCGAATTTTTTCATCCAAAACCCcccataaaacccctcaattgtTTCCATTTGCCCGTGGTTTATTCAAATTCAGCTCCCCAGAGACGTCTAGAGGCTCGCAATATTGCGAGGGAGAAGAAATAAAGAGTCTAGACGCTTCTGGAACTTCAAGTGGAAGCACAGAATCTATTGTTTCTGTTACCAAGTGTATAGTGTATACGATTTTTTGTATTGCTGTTAGTTTCTCCTCGGTTATTGCATTTAAAGTCCCAGCATTTGCTGCTCCAGTGGCAACTGAAACGATTAAGAACGAGAAAGATAAAAGGAAGGAAATTGAGGTGGTGTTGAAATCAAATGATCATGAGTACTCAGGTCGTACGAGGAGATTGTTAGAGACGGTATCGAGTTTGTTGAGGGTTATAGAGGAAGTTAGAAGAGGAAATGGGAGCATCGAAAGTGTGAAATTGGCGTTAAAGGCGGTGAAAGTGAGGAAAGATGAGTTGCAAGATGAGATTATGAGGCAAATGTATACGGAATTGAAGGAACTGAGAGGCGAGAAGGTGGAGTTAATGAAGCGAACGGCAGAAATTGTGGATGAAGTTTTGAAAGTTCAGAGAGAGGCTGAGAAAGTAAAAGGGGAGAAAAGGTTAGAGAAGTTGGAGAGATTAGAGAGGATGGACAGGGAGTATGGGGACGCATGGGAGAGAATTGGCGAGATAGAGGATGCCATTATGAGGAGAGAGACCTTGGCATTGAGTGTTGGGGTGAGGGAGATTAGTTTTATCGAGAGAGAGTGTGTGGATTTAGTTGAGAGGTTTATTCGTGAAATGAGGAGGAAGAGTATGGAAAg TCAGGAGAAAAACTCCTTTTCAAAGCTTTCAAGGTCTGAAATTCAGAAAGAATTGGAGATTGCACAAAGAAAACACTTGGAGCAAATGATTTTGCCTGGTGTTGTCAAAATTGAAGATATTGGACCTTTTTTTGATCAAGATTCAAGTGATTTTGCTCTTCGTATTAAACAGTGTCTCAAAGACTCAAGAGAGCTGCAGAGGGATCTGGAGGCTCGTATAAGAAGAGACATGAAAAAATTTGGCAATGAAAAACGCTTTGTTATAAAAACACCTGAAGATGAGGTTGTGAAGGGATTTCCAGAAGTTGAGTTGAAGTGGATGTTTGGAGATAGAGAAGTTGTGGTTCCTAAAGCCATTGGCCTCCATTTGTACCATGGTTGGAAGACATGGCGTGAAGAGGCTAAAGCAGACCTAAAAAGGAGATTGTTAGAAAATGTTGAATTTGGTAAACAGTATGTGGCCCAACAACAG GAACGTATTCTTCTTGATCGAGATAGAGTGGTCTCAAATACATGGTACAATGAAGAGAAAAACAGGTGGGAAATGGATGCAATGGTTGTTTCTTATGCTGTGTCCAAGAAGCTTGTAGACTATGCCAGAATCAGGCATGATTGGGGTGCCATGTATATTGCACTGAAAGGGGAAGACAAGGAATTCTATGTTGACCTTAAG GAGTTTGAAATGCTATTTGAGAATTTTGGTGGGTTTGATGGACTCTACATGAAAATGCTTGCCTGTGATATCCCAACCAGCATTCAGCTCATGTGGATTCCCTTATCAGAGTTGGATTGCAGTCAACAGTTCATGTTGGCAGTGAGGCTGGCTCATCGGCTCTTTAATGGACTTCGGAAGTCAAGAACCGTAACAACTTGGAGAGATTGGATATCTGAGAATATTAGAAATACAAATGATGACATTATGATGTTGATTGTGTTTCCTCTCCTTGAGCTTATCATTCCTTACCCG GTGAGGATGCGGTGGGGGATGGCATGGCCAGAGTATATTGATCAGTCTGTTGGCTCAACATGGTACTTGGAATGGCAATCTAAAGCCGAAGTTAACTTTAACTCTAGAAAGACAGATGAATTTCAGTGGTTTCTTTGGTTCCTCATTAGAAGTGCTTCATATGGATTTGTTCTATTTCATGTCTTGCGGTTCATGAAGAGAAAAATTCCAATACTTCTTGGTTTTGGACCTTTGCGTAGAGATCCAAACATGCGGAAATTGCGCAGATTG AAAGCCTACTTCAATTTCAGGGTGCGGAGCATCAAACGGAAGAAAAAGGCTGGTATTGATCCTATAAGAACTGCTTTTGACCAAATGAAG AGGGTGAAGAATCCACCGATCCCGTTGAAGGACTTTGCTAGTATTGAGTCTATGAGAGAGGAAATCAATGAAGTTGTGGCTTTTCTACAGAATCCCCGTGCATTCCAAGAAATGGGTGCCCGTGCCCCTCGG GGAGTTCTTATTGTAGGTGAAAGGGGTACTGGAAAGACATCTCTAGCACTGGCTATCGCTGCAGAAGCTAGGGTGCCTGTTGTGAATGTTAAAGCTCAAGAGCTGGAAGCTGGACTATGGGTTGGCCAAAGTGCATCAAATGTTAGAGAGCTGTTTCAAACAGCAAGGGATTTG GCACCGGTGATCATATTTGTGGAAGACTTTGACCTATTTGCTGGTGTTCGTGGCCAGTTTATTCACACTAAGCAGCAGGATCatgaatcctttattaatcaacTTCTTGTGGAACTTGATGG GTTTGAGAAACAAGATGGGGTTGTATTGATGGCTACTACCAAAAATATCAAGCAAATTGATGAGGCGTTGCAGCGGCCGGGTCGAATGGATAGAGTATTTCATCTCCAAAGGCCAACTCAAAGAGAAAGGGAGAACATATTACGCCTTGCTGCTAAAGACACCATGGATGATGAGCTTATTGATTTAGTAGACTGGAAAAAG GTTGCTGAGAAGACAGCTCTTTTACGTCCTGTAGAATTAAAACTTGTTCCTGTTGCCTTGGAAGGCAGTGCTTTCAGGAGCAAATTTCTTGATACAGATGAGCTTATGAGTTATACTAGTTGGTTTGCG ACATTCAGTGGTATTGTCCCCAACTGGTTGTGGAAAACTAAAGTTGTGAAGAAGATAAGCCGAGTGCTAGTGGATCATCTTGGATTAACATTGACTAAAGAGGATCTGCAGAATGTGGTTGATCTTATGGAACCATATGGGCAGATAAGCAATGGAGTAGAACTTCTAAATCCTCCACTTGAT TGGACTAGGGAGACTAAGTTTCCACATGCTGTTTGGGCCGCTGGTCGTGGCCTCATTGCGCTTCTATTACCGAACTTTGATGTAGTAGATAACTTATGGCTTGAGCCATGTTCATGGGAG GGAATTGGGTGCACAAAAATTTCAAAGGTGAAAAGTGAAGGTTCTATGAGTGGGAATGCAGAATCAAGGTCTTATCTTGAAAAGAAACTTGTATTTTGCTTTGGTTCATATATTGCAGCTCAACTGCTACTTCCTTTCGGTGAAGAgaactttctttcttcttcagaATTATTGCAGGCTCAGGAG ATAGCTACAAGGATGGTGCTTCAGTATGGGTGGGGACCTGATGATAGCCCTGCAATTTACTACTCTAGTAATGCG GTATCAGCAATGAGCATGGGGAACAACCATGAGTATGAGATGGCCTGCAAAGTTGAAAAG ATGTATGATTTAGCATATTGTAAAGCAAAGGAAATGCTTCTGAAAAATCGTCAGGTTCTTGAAAAGATTGTCGAGGAATTGCTTGAATTTGAGATTCTGACAGGAAAG GATTTGGAAACAATAATGGATGATAATGGTGGCATTCAAGAGAAAGAGCCTTTTTTCCTATCCAAAGTTGATAACAAAGAG CCCTTCTCTAGTGCCTTTCTTGAAAATGGAAGCGCAGCGGGAACACCTCTACTGAATGCAGCAAATTAG